In Atribacterota bacterium, the following proteins share a genomic window:
- a CDS encoding alcohol dehydrogenase catalytic domain-containing protein encodes MKALVFLGPGKMELQEVTRPECTPTTMVLKVEACGFCGSDLRTYQSGHHRVNPPWIIGHEVAGIVIEVGNKVKGFQEGDRVAVAPPVYCGQCWYCRRGIYYLCINQRELAQAWPGGFAEYMAIPEEALAFGSIHQIPDGLSFEEAAISEPASSCVNAQELAGISLEDVVVIIGAGPIGCFHVEIARARGARKIILMDVLESRLELARKFSPDHLMKNASEGKEYIDEVRERTDGLGASVIIVACPSGEAQKDALAMAAKGGRVLFFGGLPRDRSQVLFDSNLIHYRGLHVIGATTFSPKHHQIVLDMFVLKRIRAREYITHVLPLERFAEGIEALLKGEALKVVLKP; translated from the coding sequence TTGAAGGCGCTCGTTTTTCTTGGACCGGGCAAAATGGAATTACAAGAAGTGACACGTCCCGAGTGTACTCCGACCACGATGGTGCTTAAGGTGGAGGCATGTGGTTTTTGTGGTTCTGACCTCCGCACCTACCAGAGTGGTCATCATCGGGTGAATCCTCCCTGGATTATTGGGCATGAGGTTGCGGGGATTGTCATAGAGGTGGGGAACAAGGTAAAAGGTTTTCAGGAAGGGGATCGCGTTGCCGTGGCTCCTCCAGTCTATTGTGGACAATGTTGGTATTGTAGGCGTGGTATTTATTATCTCTGCATCAATCAAAGGGAGTTAGCCCAAGCCTGGCCGGGAGGATTTGCTGAGTACATGGCTATCCCCGAAGAAGCATTAGCTTTTGGGAGTATCCATCAAATTCCTGATGGCCTCTCTTTCGAAGAAGCAGCGATTTCGGAACCGGCTTCGTCCTGTGTAAACGCTCAAGAATTGGCCGGGATATCTCTAGAGGACGTAGTTGTGATTATCGGAGCAGGACCTATCGGGTGTTTTCATGTCGAAATTGCCCGGGCTCGAGGCGCGAGGAAAATTATTCTTATGGATGTTCTGGAATCAAGGCTGGAACTCGCTCGGAAGTTCTCACCGGATCATCTCATGAAAAATGCCTCCGAAGGGAAAGAGTACATTGATGAAGTGAGAGAACGCACCGACGGACTGGGGGCTTCGGTCATTATTGTTGCCTGTCCTTCTGGAGAAGCGCAAAAAGATGCTCTGGCTATGGCAGCAAAAGGTGGTCGGGTCCTTTTCTTTGGTGGGCTGCCTAGGGACCGAAGCCAGGTTCTTTTTGATAGTAATCTGATTCATTACCGGGGACTTCATGTGATTGGAGCCACGACCTTTTCTCCCAAACACCATCAGATTGTACTCGATATGTTCGTCTTAAAGAGAATTCGTGCCCGGGAGTATATTACCCATGTTCTTCCCTTGGAACGATTTGCAGAGGGTATCGAAGCGTTACTCAAGGGGGAGGCACTAAAGGTGGTTTTGAAGCCTTGA
- a CDS encoding ribulose-phosphate 3-epimerase: protein MNDKVLISASLACADFGCLGKTIKELEQAGIAMFHFDVVDGSFAPTFIMGPPVIASLRKYTKLPFEAHLACWHPEQYVGQFIASGVDYLAYHLEATGDPLSVAKMVREKGAKPVLALRPETPAEAVSDALLKMVDMVLILTVNPGFAGQQFIPKVLEKIDLLFRRIQAYALPCSIEADGNICETTIPLVVRAGARVLIGGSSGLFRMDRSLHESVSDMKWAARNALQKGREKD, encoded by the coding sequence TTGAATGATAAGGTATTGATTTCAGCTTCTTTGGCCTGTGCCGATTTTGGTTGTTTGGGAAAAACCATCAAAGAGCTGGAGCAGGCTGGTATAGCGATGTTCCATTTTGATGTGGTTGATGGTTCTTTCGCGCCGACATTCATTATGGGTCCACCGGTTATAGCTTCGTTGCGAAAATACACTAAACTCCCTTTTGAGGCGCATCTTGCGTGTTGGCATCCTGAACAGTATGTCGGCCAGTTTATCGCTTCTGGGGTTGACTATCTCGCTTACCATCTGGAAGCGACAGGTGATCCTTTGAGTGTAGCCAAAATGGTCAGGGAAAAGGGTGCCAAACCGGTTCTGGCATTGCGTCCTGAAACACCTGCGGAGGCGGTATCTGATGCCTTGCTTAAAATGGTTGATATGGTGCTTATTTTGACGGTTAACCCTGGTTTTGCAGGACAACAATTTATTCCCAAGGTTTTGGAGAAAATCGACCTCCTTTTCCGGCGCATTCAGGCTTATGCATTGCCTTGCTCTATCGAAGCGGATGGTAATATTTGCGAGACGACCATTCCCTTGGTGGTGCGGGCTGGCGCACGAGTGCTTATTGGTGGAAGTTCGGGACTCTTTCGCATGGATCGGAGTTTGCATGAGTCGGTATCAGATATGAAGTGGGCTGCACGGAACGCTCTCCAGAAAGGAAGGGAAAAAGATTGA
- a CDS encoding glutamine synthetase family protein, whose product MTCAPKNREEVLAFCRENGVKFIRLWFTDVLGSLKSFAIPVEELENALFEGMGFDGSSIKGFARIDESDMIAMPDPSTFQLLPWREGVEKVGRMFCDVLNPDGTPFAGDPRYILKSNLKKLAKKGFKYYVGPELEFFYFKNEKEPIPLDQGGYFDLTTLDAASDLRRDTIRTLEEMGIRVEYSHHEVASSQHEIDLRYADALTMADNVMTYRIVVKEIASKYGVYATFMPKPVVGINGSGMHTHQSLFEGERNVFFDSDDPYYLSDIAKKYIAGILRHAPEFALVTNQWVNSYKRLVPGYEAPVYICWARRNRSALVRVQMYKPGREKATRIEVRHPDPACNPYLALSVMLAAGLAGIEGNYDLPEPVERDVYHMSAREREMLGILSLPGNLKEAIDLAKESTLLRETLGEHVFTYLIESKMIEWDQYRLVVHPYEIERYLPIL is encoded by the coding sequence ATGACGTGTGCACCGAAAAACAGGGAAGAGGTTTTGGCTTTTTGTCGAGAAAATGGCGTGAAATTTATCCGGCTCTGGTTTACCGATGTTTTGGGAAGCTTGAAAAGTTTTGCCATTCCGGTTGAGGAGCTGGAAAATGCCCTTTTTGAGGGAATGGGGTTTGATGGGTCCTCCATCAAAGGATTTGCCCGGATTGATGAGAGTGACATGATTGCCATGCCGGATCCCTCGACCTTTCAGCTTCTTCCTTGGCGGGAAGGTGTGGAAAAGGTTGGGCGGATGTTCTGCGATGTGCTCAACCCTGATGGGACACCGTTTGCCGGGGATCCGCGCTATATCCTGAAGAGTAATTTGAAGAAACTGGCTAAAAAGGGTTTTAAGTACTACGTAGGTCCAGAACTGGAGTTCTTTTACTTCAAAAACGAAAAAGAACCAATTCCACTGGACCAGGGTGGGTATTTTGACCTCACCACGCTCGACGCAGCCTCGGATTTGCGGCGGGATACCATTCGAACCCTCGAGGAAATGGGAATCCGGGTGGAGTACAGTCATCACGAGGTGGCTTCTTCACAGCATGAAATTGACCTTCGGTATGCTGATGCCCTCACTATGGCCGATAATGTGATGACTTACCGGATTGTGGTGAAAGAGATTGCTTCCAAGTATGGGGTATATGCCACGTTTATGCCCAAGCCGGTTGTGGGAATCAATGGTTCCGGGATGCATACCCATCAATCGCTCTTTGAGGGGGAACGAAATGTGTTTTTTGATTCTGACGATCCATATTACCTTTCGGATATTGCCAAAAAGTACATTGCGGGAATCCTGCGCCATGCGCCGGAATTTGCTCTGGTGACCAATCAGTGGGTGAATTCGTATAAACGCTTGGTACCAGGCTATGAAGCACCGGTGTATATCTGCTGGGCGCGACGCAATCGTTCCGCGCTGGTGCGGGTACAGATGTATAAACCAGGTCGGGAGAAGGCTACCCGGATTGAAGTGCGTCACCCAGATCCGGCCTGTAATCCGTATCTGGCGTTGTCGGTTATGCTCGCTGCAGGACTTGCCGGAATCGAAGGAAATTATGACCTTCCTGAGCCGGTGGAACGGGATGTGTACCACATGAGTGCACGTGAAAGAGAAATGCTGGGTATCTTGTCGCTTCCTGGAAACCTTAAAGAAGCCATTGATTTGGCGAAGGAGAGCACACTTCTTCGGGAAACGCTGGGAGAACACGTTTTTACCTATCTAATCGAGAGTAAGATGATTGAGTGGGATCAGTACCGCCTGGTGGTCCATCCCTATGAAATTGAGCGGTACCTTCCCATTCTGTAG
- a CDS encoding glutamine amidotransferase family protein: MRERERIPSGCAVAGILSQSKSPVGGETIIQAMRVMHERSNGLGGGFAGYGIYPDFASLYVFHVLYDCGERADDVEMTLCKNFVVEQKEAIPTWEHSPLKNHPKFMRYFLRSRTPGDEEELVVRTVMEINARIDGAYVVSSGKNMGVFKGVGYPEEIGEFFRLDEYQGYCWIAHGRFPTNSVGWWGGAHPFNLLHFSVVHNGELSSYGINRRYLENFGYFCTLQTDTEVIAYLLDLLLRRHRVPPEALGAIFASPFWSQIEAMEEPERSFYQAIRITYGGALLNGPFSIIVGFEGGMLGLVDRIKLRPMVAAWNGDMFYLASEESAIREIAPELDTVCALRAGEVVVGKVRQGVYHGQELTPSQI; this comes from the coding sequence ATGCGAGAGCGAGAGCGGATTCCATCTGGTTGTGCGGTGGCGGGAATACTTTCGCAAAGTAAAAGCCCGGTTGGTGGTGAGACCATCATTCAAGCCATGCGGGTGATGCACGAGCGCTCAAATGGTTTGGGGGGTGGTTTTGCCGGTTATGGAATCTATCCCGATTTCGCTTCGCTCTATGTTTTTCATGTCCTCTATGATTGTGGAGAACGTGCTGATGATGTTGAAATGACCTTATGCAAAAATTTTGTCGTGGAACAAAAGGAAGCCATACCGACCTGGGAACATTCTCCCCTCAAGAACCATCCGAAATTCATGCGCTATTTTCTGCGCTCTCGAACACCAGGAGACGAAGAAGAACTGGTGGTGCGGACGGTGATGGAGATCAATGCTCGTATTGATGGGGCATACGTTGTGTCCAGCGGGAAAAATATGGGAGTTTTTAAAGGGGTCGGATACCCTGAAGAGATTGGTGAATTCTTTCGTCTTGACGAATACCAGGGATACTGTTGGATTGCTCATGGTCGTTTCCCCACTAATAGCGTCGGTTGGTGGGGAGGAGCTCATCCATTTAATCTGCTCCATTTTTCGGTGGTCCACAACGGAGAACTCTCTTCGTACGGGATTAACCGCCGGTATCTGGAGAATTTTGGCTATTTCTGTACACTTCAGACTGATACCGAGGTGATTGCCTATCTTTTGGATTTACTGTTACGCCGCCATCGGGTCCCACCAGAGGCGCTGGGAGCTATTTTTGCCAGTCCTTTTTGGTCTCAGATTGAGGCAATGGAGGAACCAGAGCGAAGTTTTTATCAGGCCATTCGTATCACGTATGGTGGTGCACTCCTCAACGGGCCTTTCAGTATCATCGTTGGTTTTGAGGGAGGGATGTTGGGACTTGTGGATCGGATTAAGCTTCGTCCTATGGTGGCAGCGTGGAACGGAGACATGTTCTATCTTGCCAGTGAGGAAAGTGCTATTCGAGAAATTGCCCCGGAACTGGATACGGTCTGTGCCCTCCGGGCTGGTGAGGTGGTAGTGGGAAAAGTGAGACAGGGGGTATATCATGGTCAAGAGCTTACTCCTTCCCAAATTTAA
- a CDS encoding glutamate synthase-related protein, whose translation MVKSLLLPKFKIERDVTRCIACQVCARQCASGVHSYDETDDSLWSEEAHCVGCQRCVTLCPTGALTVQRRERGFRENANWEEPFLQRLYKQAETGGIVLTGMGCDRPYPIYWDHLLLNASQVTNPSIDPLREPIEIRTFLGRKEPRLDVDWERRSLKTTLAPQLELSLPVLFSAMSYGSISYNAFRSLAEAAQEVGILCNSGEGGLHPDFYALGGNIIVQVASGRFGVTPEYLKVARAIEIKIGQGAKPGIGGHLPGEKVTTEISRTRRIPVGSDAISPAPHHDIYSIEDLERLIFAIKEVTNYTKPVSVKIAAVHNVAAIASGVVRAGADIVAIDGIRGGTGAAPQVIRDNVGIPVELALAQVDERLRREGIRHQASIVIAGGIRSSSDVIKAIALGADAVYIGTAALLALGCHLCQKCYTGRCNWGIATQDPLLTKRLNPRIGKRRLVNLMRAWALEMKEILGGMGINAIESLRGNREQLRAVGLRKEEAQLLGVKMAGEGW comes from the coding sequence ATGGTCAAGAGCTTACTCCTTCCCAAATTTAAGATTGAGCGAGACGTTACTCGCTGCATTGCCTGCCAAGTGTGTGCCAGACAGTGTGCAAGTGGGGTACACTCCTACGATGAAACAGATGATTCGCTGTGGAGTGAGGAAGCGCACTGTGTGGGATGTCAGCGTTGTGTCACTTTGTGTCCCACCGGAGCACTCACGGTGCAACGGCGGGAAAGGGGTTTTCGGGAAAACGCCAACTGGGAAGAACCATTTCTGCAACGTCTTTACAAGCAGGCCGAAACAGGAGGAATTGTGCTTACGGGCATGGGATGTGATCGACCATATCCCATTTATTGGGACCATTTGCTTCTCAACGCCAGTCAGGTCACCAATCCGTCCATCGATCCGCTGCGGGAACCCATCGAAATCCGAACCTTTCTGGGACGAAAGGAACCCCGGCTGGACGTCGACTGGGAACGTCGTTCCTTAAAGACCACTCTGGCACCGCAACTTGAACTTTCTTTGCCTGTCCTTTTTTCCGCCATGTCTTATGGATCGATTAGTTATAACGCCTTTCGTTCCCTTGCGGAAGCTGCGCAGGAAGTGGGAATACTCTGTAACAGTGGTGAAGGAGGTTTACACCCTGACTTCTATGCTCTGGGAGGGAACATCATCGTCCAGGTGGCTTCTGGTCGTTTTGGAGTAACCCCTGAGTATCTAAAGGTGGCTCGGGCTATCGAAATTAAAATCGGTCAGGGGGCTAAACCGGGAATTGGTGGGCATCTTCCCGGAGAAAAAGTGACCACAGAGATTTCCCGTACCCGACGGATTCCGGTGGGGAGTGATGCGATTTCTCCAGCACCTCACCACGATATTTATTCCATTGAAGATCTGGAACGGTTGATTTTCGCTATTAAAGAAGTCACGAATTATACGAAACCGGTTTCGGTCAAAATTGCTGCCGTGCACAATGTGGCGGCGATCGCCTCGGGGGTAGTTCGGGCGGGGGCCGATATCGTTGCCATTGATGGGATTCGAGGTGGAACTGGAGCGGCACCTCAAGTGATTCGAGACAATGTGGGAATTCCTGTTGAACTGGCACTGGCTCAGGTAGATGAGCGTTTGCGTCGAGAAGGAATTCGTCACCAAGCTTCCATTGTGATTGCCGGTGGGATTCGTTCCAGTAGTGATGTCATTAAAGCGATCGCTTTGGGGGCGGACGCCGTATATATTGGTACCGCAGCCCTTCTTGCCTTAGGGTGTCATTTGTGTCAGAAATGCTACACGGGGCGCTGTAATTGGGGAATTGCGACTCAGGATCCGCTTCTCACCAAGCGTCTTAATCCCCGGATTGGAAAAAGACGTTTGGTGAACTTGATGCGCGCCTGGGCTCTGGAGATGAAAGAGATCCTTGGTGGTATGGGGATTAATGCGATTGAGAGCCTGCGGGGGAACCGGGAACAGTTGCGAGCAGTCGGTTTGCGGAAAGAGGAAGCACAACTCTTGGGAGTCAAAATGGCAGGGGAGGGCTGGTAG
- a CDS encoding FGGY family carbohydrate kinase produces MSEYFLEMRNISKSFPGVRALKKVSLFVKRGEVHGLVGENGAGKSTLMNILGGVLQPDEGDIFINGQKVTIFNPHEAQNLGIAFIHQEPTLSNFLNIARNIFIANLPKKNGQIDFALLYEKSQELLRRVGLKEDPKMLVKDLPLAEKQMVEIAKALSFESKIFVLDEPTSPLTDKEVQNLFRIIRDLKAQGEAVIFLDERGSVLRPAILGMDMRAREESEMLKAHFGEEWLLRTSGVPVHPLTSAAKIFWVRRHEPEIFDKSWKILCYEDFLFFKLGGVPVIDYSMACKTMLFDRLTKKWSSEILEYLGLQEGKLASPVPSGTVIGELREEYIHVFRFSRQLKLVTGGHDQCCAALGAGSTHERIAFDNAGTAEVLGIPVEDGDVVLRIRPLSFSCYGHVLPEKFLLATLNQTAGLFLRWYRDTFKDGAVSYPELLQKVAPEPSPILALPHLVGSGTPWIDASSKAAFVGMTLATRESDILRAILESVVFEQKLNVDLFLE; encoded by the coding sequence TTGAGCGAATACTTTTTGGAAATGCGGAATATCTCGAAGAGTTTCCCTGGGGTAAGGGCTTTAAAAAAGGTTTCCCTTTTTGTGAAACGGGGTGAGGTCCATGGACTAGTGGGTGAAAACGGTGCAGGAAAATCGACGCTGATGAACATTTTGGGAGGTGTGCTCCAGCCGGACGAAGGGGATATTTTCATAAATGGTCAAAAGGTGACCATCTTCAATCCTCATGAAGCTCAAAACCTCGGTATTGCTTTCATCCATCAGGAGCCGACCCTCTCCAATTTTCTCAACATTGCCCGGAACATTTTCATTGCTAATCTTCCCAAAAAGAATGGACAAATCGACTTTGCACTTCTCTATGAAAAGTCACAGGAATTGTTGCGGCGAGTGGGGTTGAAAGAAGACCCCAAAATGCTGGTAAAAGATTTACCCCTTGCTGAAAAACAGATGGTGGAGATTGCGAAGGCCCTTTCTTTTGAGAGCAAGATTTTTGTTCTGGATGAACCGACTTCTCCTTTGACTGACAAAGAGGTGCAAAATCTCTTTCGTATCATTCGGGATCTTAAGGCCCAGGGAGAAGCGGTAATTTTCCTGGATGAGAGAGGAAGCGTGCTTCGTCCTGCCATTCTCGGTATGGACATGCGGGCTCGAGAGGAAAGTGAAATGTTGAAAGCGCATTTTGGAGAGGAGTGGCTTTTGCGAACTTCTGGAGTTCCAGTACATCCTTTGACCAGCGCTGCTAAGATTTTCTGGGTTCGTCGCCATGAGCCTGAAATCTTTGATAAAAGCTGGAAAATCCTCTGTTACGAGGATTTTCTCTTTTTCAAACTCGGTGGCGTCCCGGTTATTGACTACTCTATGGCTTGCAAAACCATGCTCTTTGATCGCCTCACGAAAAAATGGTCATCTGAAATTCTCGAATACCTTGGCCTCCAGGAGGGGAAGCTTGCTTCCCCAGTTCCTTCGGGAACGGTGATTGGTGAACTCAGGGAAGAGTATATCCATGTCTTCAGGTTTTCTCGCCAATTGAAATTGGTCACTGGAGGACATGACCAGTGTTGTGCAGCCTTAGGAGCTGGCTCAACGCATGAACGGATTGCCTTTGATAATGCGGGTACCGCTGAGGTCCTGGGAATTCCGGTCGAAGACGGAGATGTCGTTTTGCGGATTCGGCCTTTGAGTTTTTCTTGCTATGGTCACGTGCTCCCGGAAAAGTTTCTCTTGGCAACCCTGAATCAAACCGCTGGTCTTTTTCTGCGATGGTATCGGGACACCTTCAAAGATGGTGCGGTTTCGTATCCTGAGCTCTTGCAAAAAGTTGCACCTGAACCGTCTCCGATTCTGGCCTTACCACATCTTGTGGGGAGTGGGACACCTTGGATTGATGCTTCGTCGAAAGCGGCTTTTGTGGGTATGACGCTTGCGACAAGGGAAAGTGATATTCTTCGTGCCATTTTGGAGAGCGTCGTTTTTGAGCAGAAGTTGAATGTGGATCTTTTCCTTGAATAG